The DNA segment GCCGGGGGTTTTTAGCTTATCCAGAATCCCCCTCCCCGCCTCTCTTGTAGAAGTCCTCCAGACTAGCAGGCCTTTTAGCCCCACTCGGGGAGGTCCTGTAGGGTGTCATGAGAATCCTCTTTATATCCTCCGCCCTCTTCTCACCTATACCCTCAACCTTGGATATCTCGGCCTTAGAAGCGGTGAGGAACCTCTCTAGGCTACCGAACCGTTCAAGTATCCGCTCCGCCGTTCTCCTCCCTATCCCGGGGAAAGACTGGAGTATGTAGAGCTGCCACTCTCTAATGTCGGACAGCCTAGGCTTCTTATGAATAACTATCCTCTGGCCGCCGCCTCTGGAGGAGAATCGGGCCAGGCTCTCGATCGCGAGTGCCGTGCCCCTCGGATCCATAGTGTTCATTATCCTAACCCCATAATCCAGCTGGAGGGAGACCATGGATGCATAGAGACTCCTCTCCCTCCCCCTATAGCGCCTTGGAACAGGAGGTCCCTCTATTATAATGAAGACGATATCGTAGTGCTCGGCGAGCCTCGAGGCCTGCTCAAAGAGTCTACCGTCGAAGAGGCTCCTGGCAAAGTCATTACTGGTCTTTCTCTCGACCACTATGGAGTCGGAAACTAGATAATCACCCATAGGAAGCTGCCTTACTATAACCCTAACACCTAGACTCTCCAGTATAGCTGGCACAGGGCTCTTCTCCTCCCTGACATCAGCATAAACCCTAGGTCTCTGACCGCCGCTTCTGCCCCCTCCACTCTCCAACACTCACGCCCCAAAGTATACCCCGAACACCTCCTCAACCCAACTAGTTAGATGGCGAGGATAAGAGGTGGGAGACCACTCGTCGCCTGCCCAGCGTTTACACAATCATTATCTCCTCTCTTCACGCTTTGACACGCACATCCAGCCGAGCCTCCCCGAGACAAGGTTAAACGCTTTCTCCGCCATCTCCTCCGCGCTGGCCGCCGCCGAGTAGGGTATGTGGGCCATACCAGCCTCATCATGCCCCCCACCCTCCCCTCCAAACTTCTCCGCCAGCATGGATGCTATAGCCTGTGCTGTAACCCCATTCTCTAGAGCTAGGTGTGAGACCCTCACGGACACCCTGAACTCCGTGGCCCTCTCGGCCACAGCTATGGCAACGTCCGCGGCCTCGTCCACTAGGCTCTTTGCAACAGTGCTCTCGAAACTACCAATGTATGTTGCAGCTATCAACAGCTCGCCACACGCCCTCCCCACCCTGAGGCGGGAGTAAGCCTTCAACTTAGCCAGCCTGAGGGATAGATCCCCCCTGTCCCTCCTACCCTTCTGCCGGCTGGTGTCAAGCACCTTCCCATAGTCCGCCCCGAGGGCTATCAGGTGTGCTGCGGCCTCGAAGCTAAGCCTAGAGGCCCTCAGGAAGCGGCCAGTATCGTATACTATGCCTCCCAGGGCTGCGGTTGCCACAGGGGATGGTATCTTAACCCCCGCTTCGACAGCCGTTTTGACTGCGAGCTCGCTTGAGCTGCCCGCACCGGGGTCTACAACCGCTACATCTACTGCCTCATGTATGGATCCTCTCTCATGGTGGTCGATGACGGCCTTAAACCGTGCCGTCTCGAAGAGCTTCTCCGCCCCTGCTATCTGGCTTAGATTGGCCGCGTCGACCACAATAGCTGCTATAGGCTTTTCATCCAGACTACACAGGGGTTCGAACCTCTCGCCCACAGCCTCAAGGAGCTTCCTAGAAAGCCTTGAAACCCCCTCAGGGCTGTAGAGGCAGGGGATGTGTCCTAGGGTCTTGAGGACCTCGCGAATAACCAGAGCAGCCCCCACAGCGTCGGGATCGGCGTTTCTATGCGTTATCACCGCCGACCTCTTCCCTACCCCGCCGCCTGCCAACGCTCTTAAAGCTTCCACCAGTCTTGAGGCGTTCCTCAAGCCTCCTAACCTCCTCCTCAACTATGGCATCCACAATATCCTGCAGACCTTCAAGACCAGGCCTAACCGCCTCCACCTCCACGCTAAGGCTGGATATCCCGGCTTCATCGCCCGAGGCTTTAACCACTATTGTAAAATGCAGTGTAGAGGAGCCCAGGGCTTCCTGAAGCCTCCTCCTTATCCTCTCCTCTAACTCCACCAAAGCCTCCTCTAGGCTTTGCGGGCTATGCTCCCTTCGCCCCTCCAAGTGCCCCTCCCTGCAAGAGCCTCCTCAGCTCAGACTCTATCCTCTCAAGCTCCTTCTTAAGGTGCTCCTCCTGGCTCTTAAGCACCTTCAGCTTCAGCTCTAGATCCTCCTTCCTCTTGTTGAGATCATCGACTATCTCATTCTTACTCCTCTTCACGAGCACGAAACCTGTGAGCCTATAGAGTTCTGCGTCGTCCGGCAGCCCCTCAAGCTCTTTGAGCACGCTCTCGACCTCAGCAAGCCCAGCCTCTACAGTGGCCTTCTCCCTCATGACAACGCTAAGGGTTTCCCTAAGCTTGAGATACTTAGTGTATTTAGCCTCAACCTCCGGCGGTAGCCTCTCTACCATAGCCGTTCAACCGGGATACACTTTCCTAATGGGGAGATTTATCCTTGAGCCCCCCACCCCTATACGATCCACGTATTGCTGATACTGAGGCGTGTATGAGGAGGATAAAACTGTTTGCTATGGCCCTTAAACCCGCCAGGTCGCGTGCCTCAATGTCTAGCCCCACACAACCACCATCCATAGACAGTCTTACGACACCCTTCGCAGGCCCCCTCTGCCTGGCCTCGGCCTCCAGGCTCCTATAGACAGTCTCGGAGTCTTCGCCCAGGCAGAACCTGAGCTTAGCCCTGTATCTCACGCCCTTCTCCCCCGATGCTGAGGGGTGTTCTGAACCACACATCCACCTGCGTAAACGGTATCTCAATGCCCTCCCTAGCCAGAGCCTCCCTAACAGTCTTGATAACCTGCATTGTCGCTTGGTACCAATAGTCTGTGGGCACCCATACCCTAACGTCTATTATGACACCGCTGTCCCCCAGCTCGGAAGCATACACCTCCGGCTCAGGATCCTTGAGGACAAGGTAGACATCGCCGAGCGCTTTCGAGATAGTTTCTATAGCCTTACCTATGTCCTCTCTATAGGCTATCGAAGCCTTGAAGGTAAGCCTTCTAACCGCACTCTTGCTATAGTTCACCATGTAGTCGTTTATTATCTTCGAGTTAGGTATCCTTACCACCTCGCCGTCTATCGTCCTGATCCTGGTGGACATTGTGGAGACTTCCACCACTCTCCCCATGAAACCGCCTACAGAGACTAGATCCCCGATGACAAGGCTCTTCTCCCCGTAGAGGTAGAGGCCTGAGAAGAAGTTTGAGAAGAGGGGCTGTAGAGCAAGGCTCAGCACCAGACCTGCGAAACCTCCCGCGACGAGGAGGGCTGTAAGCTCGATCCCCAGAGCCTGGAGTACAGCCACCGCCGTTAGAAACAGTACCATATAGTAGGTTGACCTAGCCAGCAGAACTGTAATATCGCGGGGGAAAACCCTCGACCCATACCTCTCGATAGCCCTTCTCGCAGCAACAGCCGCAACCAGCCCTACGGCAAGTATCAGCAGGGCCAGACCCACCCTCTCAAGAGGCAGGCTTGCGAGGCTAGAGAGGACCTCAGCCGCAGACCCGCCTATAGCCACCCTATACACCCCACATCATGTCGGTCCGCTGGAAGAACCTAGGTGGTCTTACCTCCGGCGGGTCGGCTATCGGGACCGCCTTCTCCACGAAGGGCTGTCTATACATGACGACGCCCCGGTACCTATCCACCTCCACCACCAGCTCCTGGGTATAGGCCCTCCACCCCCCGGGCTCATAGTAGAGCTTTAGCGGAGCCGAGTCTAGGAGGATCCTTGATACTGTGACAGGAGTTCCCGAGGTGTTCCTCACAACTATCTTGGCTAGAGCCCGCCCCAGCCTGGGCTCGAGCGGGCGTGGGGAGGGGCTGCATACTGCGAGCCTCGCCACGACACCTGCCTCTGGTGTCCCGTAGAGCACGAGACCAGGCTTATCGTCCATAGGGATAACGTCAACCACACTCGGCTCGTCTCCTGGTGAGGCGTAGACAGCGGTATCCACCGGGATGAGAGTATAAAAGGTTCTCTCGGAGCCGGGGGAGACTACTATCTCCGGTTTTACCCTCAGCAGTATGAATCTGGTGACATAGATCGGCTTGAATATGGGATACATAGGCATAGGCCGGATGTCTAGGCCCCCGTCGAGAAGAAGCTCTACAGCGCCCCCGCCCTCACGCCTGTATCTCACAAACCCGCTGTCAACAGGCTCAACAACAACCCTGTACGCCCCGAAATCGTGTCTGCCATATGTTAGAGGGACTCCATAACCCGCCGCCAAATTACCACCCTTCCTTGCCCCCCAAATTCTTCTTTACCATTTCGGCGGGCTTCCCTAGCTTGAGCCTGGGCCCGACTTCGACTCCTCTAAAGCGGAATGTCACGACGGCCGTCCTGCTGTCTAGACTTTCTATAACGGCTTCAACATAACCCTTGTTAGCCGGCGGCTTCAAGCGGGCGTGGAAGGCTATTATGAATGCGTCTGCAAACTCCGAGGCAACCCCTGTGTCGAGAGGCATGGCGACGAGGACCTCATCCCCCCTTAGTTGGGGCAGCCCCCTCCTGCGCTCACGCGATAGGCTTACCCCCTTAACTATAAAGCTAACAATGTTCTCGGGCTTGCCAGGGCCTTCCACTGAGTAGACCCTCATAATACCCGGGTTTCCCCTCCTCTCACCAACAACAACCACACGGTCAGCGCCTCGAATTACGGCTTCCCTGGCGAGCTCCTCCATACTGTAGTGGCCTCTTGTGAAGCGGAAGGCCCCTGGTATGGTGGCTGAGATGTCCTTCACAAAGCTTCTAACCCTCGGGCTGGGCCTCCTGCTCGTTGTGACTAGTATCCTATAGCCGCCAGTATCTATCGACGATTCCCCGCCCAACCTCAGTAGCCTGTTAGAACATGGGTTAGTCTAGGAGTTTAAAGCGGGTCGGGAGGTGTAGTAATGCGGTGTTTAAACTCCAATGGGCAGGGGTGTGGAGGCTAGCGTTGTTGAGTTATGTTCTCACAATATACCTCCTGAAGTATTTAGCGAGGCCGCTTCTCGGTGTGTAGGCTGCTCCCGCCCACATGTTTCCGCATTTCCGGCATGACCATATACCCACTGACACCCTCTTCACGGTTCCGGTGGAGCCGCAGAAGGGGCACTCGTGGGGTTGGTAGCGTCTTATGAGTATGTCTCTAACCCTCTTCCTCACGCTGACCCCATACCTAGGTCCATATCTCCCGGCGGGGCCCACGACCTTTGTCCTGCCCATACCTTACCGACCCCCACTAGGGCTTGATTGCCTCTTCGAGGGCTTTAAAGTAAACTTTCGAGGCCTCTAGGCTGTAGTTCACCATAGTCTCTATGTCTGCCTCCGTTAGGCTTCCCATGCCCGTCTTCTGCATTCCAACTATCCTGCCCTCCCCGTCTATAGCGGTTGCAAGCCTCACGTCGCTTACAGTCTCCTCCTCGAGGCTCGGGTCCACCACAATGTAGCGGTCTATTTTTGCGGTGGTGACAGTGACTACCCTGGTTTTAACCTTTACCTTCTCTCCCTTCTCCCCCTTCTTAATCACTATGTCTCCCGTCTCGCTCTCCTCATACTTGGGTAGCCTAGCCGTCATGAGTGCGGCCATGGTTGCAAGCATGCTGGCGTCGAACAGGTTGCCGTCGTGGTCAATGATGTATAGGTCGACCCATAGGACCCAGACTTTCTCGCCCGGTCTTATGACAAGGCTCTCTAGGTCGATTGCACCGACCTCCCTGAGGCTCCTGTCGACAACACGGGCCAGCTCTATAGCGTTCTCGTCAGGGGGCCCTGGCTCGAACACAGGGCTGGCGAGGGGAACGAATTCTGCGTGTACAGTTAGAACGCCCTGGTTCGGAGTATCCCTGAAGGGAGCACCCACGCTAGCCTTAACACCAGCTATCACCTGGGTCTTCCCAAGCTTCACCAGAGCGGAGCCTTCAGCCTTCTCCACTATACCTGTCTCTATCTTAACGTTCCTCGGCGTCTTCAAATCCCTATCCTCAAGCCTCCACCCCTTCCGCAGGAGGGAGAGGTACGCCTCCCTCACGATAACTGGGGCCACGGGTAGCCTGTGGGGCGTTATACTCACTCCTGACCACCTCCAACCTCGAGATAGGTCCTCCTAATAGCCTCCTTTTCAAACTCTACAACCCTATCTATCGCCCTCAACGCCATAGAGAGCGCCGTCCTAAACTCCTCTCTCGTAAGAACGCCGTTAAGCTGTAGCAGTGTAATCTCCCCTATATCAGGCGCGGCGGCTACAGGCATATCCGCCTCCCCATACATATCCTCGAGCTCGTCAACATCAACCACAAGGACACCCTGTATCTTCCCAACTGCAACGCCACCCACGAGAGCCCTCATAGGTATGCCAGCGTCCGCCAAGGCCAGGCTGGCGGCTGTGACCGCTGCAGTCCTTGTTCCGCCATCAGCCTGGAGCACCTCGAGAAAAACGTCTATAACAGTCCTCGGGAACTCCTCTGCCAGGACAACGGGCTCTAGCGCCTCCCTAACGACCTTCGAAAGCTCTATTTCCCTCCTGCTGGGGGCTGGGCTTTTCCTCTCGTCGGTGGAGAATGGGGCCATGTGGTATCTAACCCTGAGGGCGGCCCGGTCCGGCAGTATGTAGAATCTTTGGTGAGGCTCCCTCGGCCCGTATACGGCCGCCAGAACCCTCGTCC comes from the Aeropyrum camini SY1 = JCM 12091 genome and includes:
- a CDS encoding mechanosensitive ion channel family protein, with product MAIGGSAAEVLSSLASLPLERVGLALLILAVGLVAAVAARRAIERYGSRVFPRDITVLLARSTYYMVLFLTAVAVLQALGIELTALLVAGGFAGLVLSLALQPLFSNFFSGLYLYGEKSLVIGDLVSVGGFMGRVVEVSTMSTRIRTIDGEVVRIPNSKIINDYMVNYSKSAVRRLTFKASIAYREDIGKAIETISKALGDVYLVLKDPEPEVYASELGDSGVIIDVRVWVPTDYWYQATMQVIKTVREALAREGIEIPFTQVDVWFRTPLSIGGEGREIQG
- a CDS encoding ERCC4 domain-containing protein produces the protein MESGGGRSGGQRPRVYADVREEKSPVPAILESLGVRVIVRQLPMGDYLVSDSIVVERKTSNDFARSLFDGRLFEQASRLAEHYDIVFIIIEGPPVPRRYRGRERSLYASMVSLQLDYGVRIMNTMDPRGTALAIESLARFSSRGGGQRIVIHKKPRLSDIREWQLYILQSFPGIGRRTAERILERFGSLERFLTASKAEISKVEGIGEKRAEDIKRILMTPYRTSPSGAKRPASLEDFYKRGGEGDSG
- the rrp41 gene encoding exosome complex exonuclease Rrp41; its protein translation is MAGPVPEGVELLRDGRRHDGRLPEDLRPIRMQVGILNNADGSALVEFGRTRVLAAVYGPREPHQRFYILPDRAALRVRYHMAPFSTDERKSPAPSRREIELSKVVREALEPVVLAEEFPRTVIDVFLEVLQADGGTRTAAVTAASLALADAGIPMRALVGGVAVGKIQGVLVVDVDELEDMYGEADMPVAAAPDIGEITLLQLNGVLTREEFRTALSMALRAIDRVVEFEKEAIRRTYLEVGGGQE
- a CDS encoding 50S ribosomal protein L37ae: MGRTKVVGPAGRYGPRYGVSVRKRVRDILIRRYQPHECPFCGSTGTVKRVSVGIWSCRKCGNMWAGAAYTPRSGLAKYFRRYIVRT
- a CDS encoding prefoldin subunit beta, encoding MVERLPPEVEAKYTKYLKLRETLSVVMREKATVEAGLAEVESVLKELEGLPDDAELYRLTGFVLVKRSKNEIVDDLNKRKEDLELKLKVLKSQEEHLKKELERIESELRRLLQGGALGGAKGA
- a CDS encoding DHH family phosphoesterase, which codes for MAGGGVGKRSAVITHRNADPDAVGAALVIREVLKTLGHIPCLYSPEGVSRLSRKLLEAVGERFEPLCSLDEKPIAAIVVDAANLSQIAGAEKLFETARFKAVIDHHERGSIHEAVDVAVVDPGAGSSSELAVKTAVEAGVKIPSPVATAALGGIVYDTGRFLRASRLSFEAAAHLIALGADYGKVLDTSRQKGRRDRGDLSLRLAKLKAYSRLRVGRACGELLIAATYIGSFESTVAKSLVDEAADVAIAVAERATEFRVSVRVSHLALENGVTAQAIASMLAEKFGGEGGGHDEAGMAHIPYSAAASAEEMAEKAFNLVSGRLGWMCVSKREERR
- a CDS encoding DUF432 domain-containing protein, with the protein product MAAGYGVPLTYGRHDFGAYRVVVEPVDSGFVRYRREGGGAVELLLDGGLDIRPMPMYPIFKPIYVTRFILLRVKPEIVVSPGSERTFYTLIPVDTAVYASPGDEPSVVDVIPMDDKPGLVLYGTPEAGVVARLAVCSPSPRPLEPRLGRALAKIVVRNTSGTPVTVSRILLDSAPLKLYYEPGGWRAYTQELVVEVDRYRGVVMYRQPFVEKAVPIADPPEVRPPRFFQRTDMMWGV
- a CDS encoding Brix domain-containing protein, with the protein product MGGESSIDTGGYRILVTTSRRPSPRVRSFVKDISATIPGAFRFTRGHYSMEELAREAVIRGADRVVVVGERRGNPGIMRVYSVEGPGKPENIVSFIVKGVSLSRERRRGLPQLRGDEVLVAMPLDTGVASEFADAFIIAFHARLKPPANKGYVEAVIESLDSRTAVVTFRFRGVEVGPRLKLGKPAEMVKKNLGGKEGW
- a CDS encoding KEOPS complex subunit Pcc1, with product MRYRAKLRFCLGEDSETVYRSLEAEARQRGPAKGVVRLSMDGGCVGLDIEARDLAGLRAIANSFILLIHASVSAIRGSYRGGGLKDKSPH
- the rrp42 gene encoding exosome complex protein Rrp42, yielding MSITPHRLPVAPVIVREAYLSLLRKGWRLEDRDLKTPRNVKIETGIVEKAEGSALVKLGKTQVIAGVKASVGAPFRDTPNQGVLTVHAEFVPLASPVFEPGPPDENAIELARVVDRSLREVGAIDLESLVIRPGEKVWVLWVDLYIIDHDGNLFDASMLATMAALMTARLPKYEESETGDIVIKKGEKGEKVKVKTRVVTVTTAKIDRYIVVDPSLEEETVSDVRLATAIDGEGRIVGMQKTGMGSLTEADIETMVNYSLEASKVYFKALEEAIKP